Proteins encoded within one genomic window of Theobroma cacao cultivar B97-61/B2 chromosome 7, Criollo_cocoa_genome_V2, whole genome shotgun sequence:
- the LOC18593480 gene encoding myb-like protein A yields MMLMMGGNNQVTTQNEGVGTSGMHNSCVEGGLTLKKGPWTAAEDAVLAEYVRTHGEGNWNAVQKNTGLARCGKSCRLRWANHLRPNLKKGAFSPEEERIIVELHAKMGNKWARMATQLPGRTDNEIKNYWNTRVKRKQRQGLPLYPPEIQPLYPQHHHSQPTTPIPSSPTQQSPSSFSFQAPTSLHHGSMLSPPPHSFHLPRSASQPLLHISHHAAAAAAAPTPFLHSPSPASTPPPLPSPTPSTPPSTSPLPSPPAFSTLPLFDSSTFNTSTSNITTVNATSSDHFFFPRTLPSLQTPLRYKRFKQNNDNAENNNNNHNITVNSSNGTTNSSFMFPLSPLLKSIDVFNPHTTVAATATTSSWTPQHYPSYSLDPITLDLASSSRILRPHFDSGQFISTPGVAYPLKTELPSNQLLSQDGNSEVTLHTNKVNNYSKYSSNDHSSNHPNLSMPVSGNGLLEDMLEEAQVLTGSNDMLTRQGGLVDFSSSSEGLASVLKPREETQEQINTMHEDYSKLLNVVPSSMPIPEWYSDSGEGSNGQSSVITDDNLGLEMHQIASLLPVDHIAHKHGRKPSSRSWDNLPGIC; encoded by the exons atgatgctgatgatggGAGGAAACAACCAAGTGACTACACAAAACGAGGGTGTTGGGACCTCGGGCATGCACAACAGCTGCGTAGAAGGTGGTTTAACGTTGAAAAAAGGGCCGTGGACTGCGGCGGAGGATGCTGTGTTGGCGGAGTACGTGAGGACCCACGGTGAAGGGAACTGGAATGCAGTGCAGAAGAACACAGGGTTGGCACGTTGTGGGAAGAGTTGCAGGCTCAGGTGGGCTAACCATTTGAGGCCTAACTTGAAGAAAGGAGCTTTCTCTCCTGAAGAAGAAAGGATCATCGTCGAGTTGCATGCTAAGATGGGGAACAAGTGGGCTCGTATGGCTACTCAG CTACCAGGGAGAACAGACAATGAAATCAAGAACTATTGGAATACAAGAGTGAAGAGGAAGCAGCGCCAAGGGCTGCCACTTTACCCTCCTGAAATCCAACCCCTCTATCCCCAACACCACCATTCACAACCAACAACACCCATCCCTTCCTCTCCAACCCAGCAATCACCTTCCTCTTTCTCCTTCCAAGCTCCCACCTCTCTCCACCATGGCTCAATGCTGTCACCACCACCTCACTCCTTCCATCTCCCGCGCTCAGCTTCACAACCTCTCCTTCATATTTCGCATCatgcagcagcagcagcagcagcgcCAACACCCTTTCTCCATAGTCCAAGTCCAGCCTCAACGCCGCCACCTCTTCCTAGCCCCACCCCTTCAACACCACCATCTACCTCTCCACTCCCATCTCCCCCTGCCTTCTCAACTCTCCCTCTCTTTGATTCTTCCACATTCAACACTTCCACTTCTAATATCACCACTGTCAATGCTACTTCTTCTGATCACTTCTTCTTCCCCAGAACCTTACCTTCCCTCCAAACTCCACTTCGCTACAAGCGGTTCAagcaaaataatgataatgctgaaaataacaataacaatCATAACATTACCGTGAATAGCAGCAACGGTACCACAAATTCGAGCTTCATGTTCCCACTTTCTCCTTTATTGAAAAGTATTGATGTTTTCAATCCTCATACTACTGTTGCTGCTACTGCTACTACTAGTTCATGGACCCCTCAACACTACCCTTCATATTCCTTGGATCCAATCACGCTCGATCTTGCTTCATCCTCAAGGATCCTCCGTCCCCATTTCGATTCAGGACAATTCATTTCGACTCCTGGAGTTGCTTATCCGTTGAAAACGGAGCTCCCTTCAAACCAATTGTTGTCCCAAGATGGAAATTCTGAGGTTACTCTCCATACCAATAAAGTGAATAACTATAGTAAATATAGCAGCAATGATCACAGTAGCAACCACCCCAACTTGAGCATGCCTGTTAGCGGAAACGGGTTGTTAGAGGATATGTTGGAAGAAGCACAGGTTCTGACAGGCAGCAATGATATGTTGACGAGGCAGGGTGGTTTGGTTGACTTCAGCTCAAGCTCTGAGGGTTTAGCTTCAG TATTGAAACCAAGAGAGGAAACACAAGAGCAGATCAACACCATGCATGAAGACTACTCCAAGCTGCTCAATGTTGTTCCTTCTTCCATGCCAATCCCCGAGTGGTATAGCGACAGCGGGGAAGGTTCCAACGGGCAATCGTCAGTCATAACAGATGATAATCTAGGCCTCGAGATGCATCAAATAGCTTCATTATTGCCTGTTGATCACATTGCACATAAGCATGGCAGGAAACCTAGCTCCCGCTCTTGGGACAACTTGCCTGGAATTTGCTGA
- the LOC18593479 gene encoding uncharacterized protein LOC18593479: MGQIVKRKKKGRPSKADLAKRGSSPAAQSETELRRSHRRRNVRYNIDYDDYLDEDFEEEDEEEERRREKKLKLVLKLNQGQEAEPPSPPSLPPSRGRGVSSAAARGRRAGRKEVEEEEVEDDEEEESEKRKKKIKKRRINGGDEIDHDDYEEEVDHDEDDDHGDAEGRGRKGESKGQDSVPGTPSDPPSGVPLPDKKTLELILDKLQKRDTYGVYAEPADPEELPDYHDVIEHPMDFATVRKKLGNGSYSTLEQFESDVFLISSNAMQYNAPDTIYHKQARSIQELAKKKLEKLRMDVQRYEKDSKIEQKTKSNFIAKKQTKKPSYCATQEPVGSDFSSGATLATAGDIQNSSITIQANACERPSHTDAPVEGNYSLADYNLEKTEELSSGKGLLSKFGKKSFALDDNRRATYNISTQPVARSESIFTTFEAEIKQLLVVGLQAEFSYARSLARFAATLGPVAWKVASRRIEQALPMGFKFGRGWVGEYEPLPTPVLMLENHAPKESAPLRAADARKDDVTYKTPVPSTSVRKDDVTYKTLVPAKPHPLNVPASEEKSSSFRPGGPTSEGRPSLFASTGPRPGKPVNTIHKLQNLPPRKFSEPENKVSKQVELNLPPTGNQNNADLITEKKSSNKSETAALKSREMVSRNMSLAQAVSSKQIENNVAVDGDLPNGKAASNCFNNRAINLSSDGIPTQMAKAAAYYSHGQEQGLNDPVQLMRILAEKAQKQQNSSNQSPTDTPPAMPSVPSIRRDDSSSAAAVAARAWMSVGAGAFKQATENSSTSKGQISAESLYNPAREFHLQGSRVQGEFPLSAGMQFQPQIEKNSFPLHTFAPQPVRLMNEAQFQNRPMVFPQLVATDLSRFQVQSPWQGFSPRTQTRQKQDTLPPDLNIGFQSPGSPVKQSSGVLVDSQQPDLALQL, encoded by the exons ATGGGGCAGATCgtgaagaggaagaagaaagggagGCCGTCGAAGGCGGATCTGGCTAAAAGAGGGAGTTCGCCGGCGGCACAGTCGGAGACGGAGTTAAGGCGGAGTCACCGGAGGAGAAATGTGAGGTATAACATCGATTACGACGATTACCTCGACGAAGACTTCGAGGAAGAAGacgaggaagaagaaagaaggagAGAGAAGAAGCTTAAGCTTGTTCTTAAGCTTAATCAAGGTCAAGAAGCTGAGCCGCCTTCTCCTCCTTCTCTGCCACCAAGCCGCGGCCGAGGTGTTTCCTCAGCTGCCGCGCGTGGGAGGCGCGCGGGCAGGAAGGAAGTGGAGGAGGAAGAAGTAGAGGATGATGAAGAAGAGGAAAGcgagaagaggaagaaaaagattaagaAGAGAAGAATCAACGGTGGCGATGAAATTGATCATGATGATTACGAAGAAGAAGTTGACcatgatgaagatgatgatcATGGTGATGCGGAG GGAAGAGGGAGAAAAGGGGAATCCAAAGGACAGGACTCCGTTCCAG GGACACCGTCAGATCCTCCATCAGGGGTTCCATTGCCTGATAAGAAGACATTGGAGTTGATTCTTGATAAACTTCAAAA GAGAGATACTTATGGTGTATATGCAGAACCGGCTGATCCTGAAGAG CTTCCTGATTACCATGATGTGATTGAGCATCCAATGGACTTTGCCACGGTGAGGAAGAAGTTGGGAAATGGGTCTTATTCTACACTGGAACAATTTGAG AGTGATGTCTTCTTAATATCCTCTAATGCAATGCAATATAATGCACCAGATACTATATACCATAAACAG GCACGTTCCATTCAAGAGCTGGCAAAGAAAAAATTGGAGAAGTTAAGGATGGATGTACAGCGGTATGAGAAAGACAGCAAGATAGAACAGAAAACAAAATCTAACTTCATAgcaaagaaacaaacaaaaaaacctTCCTACTGTGCAACACAGGAACCTGTTGGTTCTGATTTCTCTTCAGGGGCCACTCTTGCCACTGCTGGAGATATCCAGAACTCTTCCATCACTATTCAAGCTAATGCTTGTGAGAGGCCTAGCCATACTGATGCGCCTGTAGAGGGTAACTACTCCCTGGCTGATTATAATTTAGAGAAGACTGAAGAACTATCATCAG GGAAGGGTCTCCTTTCAAAATTTGGGAAGAAGTCATTTGCACTTGATGATAATCGTCGTGCGACATACAACATATCCACTCAACCGGTGGCCAGATCAGAGTCAATATTTACAACCTTTGAGGCTGAAATCAAGCAGCTGCTTGTT GTTGGGCTACAAGCAGAATTTTCATATGCTAGGAGTCTGGCTCGCTTTGCTGCAACTCTTGGACCTGTTGCATGGAAAGTTGCTTCCCGCAGGATTGAGCAAGCATTGCCTATGGGCTTTAAGTTTGGTCGTGGGTGGGTTGGAGAATATGAGCCACTTCCAACACCAGTATTAATGCTTGAGAATCATGCTCCAAAGGAATCCGCCCCGTTGCGTGCTGCTGATGCTCGAAAGGATGATGTAACTTATAAGACCCCGGTTCCTTCTACCAGTGTTCGAAAGGATGATGTAACTTATAAGACCCTTGTTCCTGCTAAGCCACATCCTCTCAATGTCCCTGCTTCAGAAGAGAAATCATCTTCATTTCGTCCTGGTGGGCCAACGTCAGAAGGAAGGCCATCTTTGTTTGCTTCTACTGGGCCAAGGCCTGGTAAGCCTGTTAATACTATTCATAAGCTGCAAAATTTGCCTCCCAGGAAATTTTCTGAGCCTGAGAACAAGGTCTCAAAGCAAGTTGAGTTGAACTTGCCACCTACTGGGAACCAAAATAATGCTGATCTTATCACTGAGAAGAAGAGTTCAAATAAATCAGAGACAGCAGCTTTGAAGTCAAGAGAGATGGTTTCAAGGAACATGAGTCTTGCACAGGCTGTATCTTCAAAGCAGATTGAAAATAATGTAGCTGTTGATGGAGATTTGCCTAATGGAAAAGCCGCAAGTAATTGTTTTAACAATCGAGCAATAAATCTATCTTCTGATGGTATTCCTACCCAAATGGCGAAAGCAGCTGCCTACTATTCCCATGGACAGGAGCAGGGCCTCAATGACCCAGTTCAATTGATGAGGATTTTGGCAGAAAAGGCCCAAAAGCAACAAAATTCTTCAAATCAGTCCCCAACTGATACTCCACCAGCTATGCCATCTGTTCCATCTATACGAAGAGATGATTCGAGCAGTGCTGCTGCTGTTGCTGCTCGTGCCTGGATGTCTGTAGGAGCCGGAGCCTTCAAGCAAGCAACTGAAAATTCCAGCACTTCGAAAGGCCAGATATCTGCTGAGTCATTATACAACCCAGCTAGGGAATTTCATCTGCAAGGTTCACGAGTTCAAGGGGAGTTTCCTCTTTCTGCAGGGATGCAATTTCAGCCACAGATTGAGAAGAACAGTTTCCCGCTTCATACTTTTGCACCCCAACCTGTTCGCTTGATGAATGAAGCTCAGTTCCAAAACCGACCTATGGTTTTCCCTCAACTAGTGGCAACCGACTTGTCTAGGTTCCAAGTGCAGTCCCCTTGGCAAGGTTTTAGTCCGCGAACACAGACAAGGCAGAAGCAGGATACGCTTCCTCCTGACTTGAATATTGGATTCCAGTCTCCAGGGTCTCCAGTGAAACAGTCGTCAGGCGTTCTGGTTGATTCTCAGCAGCCAGATCTGGCTCTGCAGCTCTGA
- the LOC18593477 gene encoding probable tetraacyldisaccharide 4'-kinase, mitochondrial, with product MEKLKRAVKEIAYARDQAKLSGFHRSLGPFLSFASSLYGVVLSLRRSLYCSGFFSRHRLPVPVISVGNLTWGGNGKTPMVEFIAKCLADYGISPLILTRGYAGGDEAKMLQRHLLGGPVKVGVGANRMATANLFFEKYGYVDCRGSNLFERTYLDQKVGSHISLEKIGAAILDDGMQHWSLCRDLEIVMINGLMLWGNCKLLPLGPLREPLTALKRADVAVVHHADLVLEQKLKDIELVIQEIKSLPVFYTRMAPSCFFEVRNINTKMHLGAVHNAVVLCVSAIGSSDAFVQGMEKMGPIYVDRFDFSDHHSFQTKDIHMMRERLGQLEDKFGYKPIVIVTEKDYDRDPQILKHLHPFQVLVLCSEMQIIARKGCNEHHFKLLLKELLEVKLSGAD from the exons ATGGAGAAACTGAAGAGGGCGGTGAAAGAGATCGCCTACGCCAGAGACCAAGCTAAGCTCTCCGGGTTTCATCGCTCTCTTGGTCCTTTCCTCTCCTTCGCTTCTTCTCTGTACGGCGTCGTTCTATCTCTCCGCCGCTCACTATACTGCTCCGGCTTCTTCTCTAGGCACAG GTTGCCAGTGCCGGTGATCAGTGTTGGGAACTTGACGTGGGGAGGAAATGGAAAGACGCCAATGGTTGAGTTCATAGCTAAATGTTTAGCTGATTATGGAATTTCACCTCTCATTTTAACAAGG GGTTATGCTGGTGGAGATGAAGCTAAAATGCTGCAAAGGCATCTACTCGGGGGACCTGTAAAAGTTGGCGTAGGTGCAAATCGTATGGCGACCGCCAACTTGTTCTTTGAAAAATATGGATATGTAGATTGCCGTGGTAGTAATCTCTTTGAGAGAACCTATCTTGACCAGAAAGTGGGAAGTCATATCAGtttagagaaaattggtgCTGCTATTCTGGATGATGGGATGCAG CATTGGAGCTTGTGTCGTGACCTAGAGATTGTAATGATTAATGGATTAATGCTATGGGGAAACTGCAAACTACTTCCGCTTGGACCCTTGAGAGAACCTTTGACGGCACTCAAACGTGCAGATGTTGCTGTAGTTCATCATGCTGACCTG GTATTAGAGCAAAAGCTCAAAGATATCGAGTTAGTGATTCAGGAAATCAAGTCACTTCCTGTTTTCTACACCAGAATGGCTCCATCATGTTTCTTTGAAGTGAGAAATATAAACACAAAGATGCATTTGGGAGCCGTGCATAATGCAGTTGTATTATGTGTTTCTGCAATTGGTTCTTCAGATGCTTTTGTGCAGGGGATGGAAAAG ATGGGACCAATATATGTTGATCGATTCGACTTCAGTGACCATCACTCATTTCAAACTAAG GATATTCATATGATGAGAGAGCGACTTGGACAACTCGAAGACAAGTTTGGTTATAAGCCAATCGTTATAGTTACAGAAAAG GATTATGATCGAGACCCACAGATTCTGAAACATTTGCATCCTTTCCAAGTTCTGGTGCTCTGTTCTGAAATGCAGATTATAGCTCGTAAGGGATGCAATGAGCATCACTTCAAGTTGTTATTGAAGGAGCTACTGGAAGTGAAATTGTCAGGCGCAGATTGA